The sequence AATGTAGCTGCTTCAGCCATTCTCATTAACAATTCTTATTGCGGTGACCAGGTACTTTTTATGTTTAAACTTGTGGGGATTTTAAGTTTTTTGGCTAATCGTATCGTTAACTTTTGAGCATACTCAATTGCTTTCAAGATGTGTCCGTTAGAACAGGGCTACAGACTTAAACAAGCATTGTGTTGTAAAGGTTTCGTAGTGTCTTTTTCCGTATCACTGAACGTTAGATCGAATACCGCTGATTTGTTGAGCTTGCGGGTTGGACGTGAACGATTTCGCTGCATGCTATTCGTTGCTTGTAGAGTCTGCTATGCTCTTACCCTCTGAATTTGAGGTGCTCATCATGAAACCAATGATTTGGCATCCCGAAGAGAACGATCAGAAGTTTAATCAATACCTAGACTCGATTAACCATGCTCCCTATGGCGTGATTGTTGGCTTAGCGATTGTGTTGTTTTGTGCGTTTTCTTTCTTCGTTTTAGTAAGCGTTTTTTAGGATGGGATCGTCCTAGCTTTTACGCTCAGCTCCTCAGAAGAATGAGGGTTTATCGATGTTTTGAGAAAGGGGCGATCGCTCCTTTTTTTGCTTTAGGATGTTCGGGATTTGGTCGTTGTTTTGGGTTTTGCGTTGACAATAGATGGGTGAACAAGTCTAAACACAGGGCTTGACCATGGCGCTGTCCTGCGGTGCGGCGGCTATCCGGTCAGTCGGCGAAGGCTTCAACCACCACTCCATCCCTTGTTGAAATCAACTGAAGTGGCGATGGCGTTCATAACAATCGTTTAGGTCAACGTACTGATAGCATCGATCGCGGCTTCGAGGGCGATCGCCACGTGGGTCCAGTGGGTTCCCCCTTGGCAAAAGACGAGGTAGGGTTCTCGCAGAGGGCCATCCGCAGAAAATTCTGAGGTGCTGCCGTCGATAAACGTGCCCCCAGCCATCACCAGTTCGCTCTCGTACCCCGGCATTTCCGCCGGAACGGGGGTGAGGTAGGAACCGATGGGGGAATACTCCTGAATGGCGCGACAGAAGGCGATGATCTTTTCGGGAGAACCGAGCTTGATCGCCTGAATCACGTCCCGGCGGGGAGCAAAGGGAGCCGGATTCACCGGATAGCCTAGTTCTTTGAATACGTAAGCGGTGAGGTGATTGCCCTTGATCGCCTCGCCCACCATCTGCGGCGCTAGAAACAGCCCTTGAAACAGCAACCGATTCTGGTCAAATGTCGCACCCCCTTCACTGCCAATGCCGGGAGCCGTCAGCCGACAGGCCGCCATTTCCACCAGATCCGACCGTCCTGCCACGTAGCCACCCGCCGTTACGATCGTACCCCCCGGATTTTTGATCAGCGATCCCGCCATTAAATCTGCGCCAACGGCGGTGGGTTCCCGATCCTCCACAAACTCGCCATAGCAGTTATCCACAAAGCAGACGGTGTGGGGATTTTGCTGTTTGACGATCTGGACGATCTTTTCAATATCAGCGATCGCCAAACTCGATCGCCAGGAATAGCCACAGGAACGCTGGATCAATACCATCCGTGTTTCCGGACGAATCGCCGTTTTCAACCCCGCCCAATCTAGGGTTCCGTCGGGTAACAAATCCAGTTCGCGGTAGGAAATTCCGAAATCCTTAAGAGATCCTTGATTTGAGCCGCGTACCCCAATAACTTCCTCTAAGGTATCGTAGGGCGCACCTGCAACAGCGAGTAGCTCATCCCCGGGACGTAAGATGCCGTACAGCGCACAGGCGATCGCGTGTGTGCCAGAGACAAATTGCACCCGGACACAAGCTGCCTCTGCTTGCATAACCGACGCGAATACGTGATCGAACACTTGACGACCCAGATCGTCGTGGCCGTATCCAGAAACGCTGGCAAAGTGCTGCACACCTACATGGTGATCTCGAAAAGCGGATAGAACTCGCTTGAGATTTTCCTTCACTTGGGTATCGATGGCGGAGAAGGTGGTACTGAGGGCTTGTTGAGCCTCAAGTAGCCGATTTGGACTATCCATAGGGTGATCTGGCGTTGCGCGAGCGTTGCTAGGTTGATGTAGTGCGGAGGAGATTGTACACCGCAAGGTGTATCATTGGAAATTGTGTATTCGAATTAACTACATGGCAGTTGCAAGTTCTCCTGTTACATCCTTAAAGCCAAACTGGGGCGTCATTTTGTTCATGACGTTTATCCATGTGATGGCTCTTTTTGCGTTCCTACCTGGCAACTTTAGCTGGGCAGCTGTTGGGGTTATGTTACTTCTGCATTGGATTACTGGCGGGCTAGGCATTACCCTAGGGTTGCACCGACTCGTGAGCCATCGCAGCTTTCAAGTTCCCAAGTTGCTAGAGTATTTCTTAGTATTTTGCGCTAGTTTGGCGTGTCAGGGTGGGCCGATTGAGTGGGTTGGTTTGCATCGCCATCACCATGCTTATTCTGACCAAAATAACGATCATCACGATTCAAGCAAGGGCTTCTGGTGGAGCCATATGGGCTGGATGATGTATGAAGTTCCAGCCAAAAAAGAGTTAGACCGTTTTACAAAAGATATTTCAAGTGATCCGGTTTATCGGTTTCTTGATAAATATTTCTTGCTGGTTCAAGCGGCGCTAGGTGTCGTGTTGTACGTCTTAGGTGGCTGGCCGTTTGTGATTTGGGGGATTTTTGTCCGCTTGGTGCTGGTGTATCACTGTACCTGGTTTGTGAACAGTGCCACCCATAAGTGGGGCTATCGCAGCCATGAGTCGGGCGATCGCTCCACGAACTGCTGGTGGGTTGCCCTCGTCACCTACGGTGAAGGCTGGCACAACAACCACCATGCTTACCAGTATTCGGCTCGGCATGGGCTGCAATGGTGGGAGTTTGATATAACCTGGCTGACCATTTGCTTCTTAGAACGGCTGGGGCTGGCTACGAAGGTGAAGCTTCCGGCAAGCAGTTAGGCTGTGCCTTACCGCTAAAAAAATAAATAAAGCGGGGCATGGTTTGCTCCGCTTTATCGTTATTGGGGAAGAATACAAGTTGCCTGGGGCGATCGCCCGTTTCTATTTCTTGGCAAATCCTTTTGGGCTAGTCGTCGATGCCGTGGGATCCGAATAATCGGCGATCGCGAAAATGTAAATGCCATGAGCCACTAAGGCCGCAAGCCAGCCTCCCGTCACCCACACAGGCCAAGCCCAGTCGGCTTGCTGGAGGGTACGCACAAACCACAGTCCTGAATTCGAAGCGGCGAATAGGGCGACATGGGTTGCAAAGGTCATGCGGTCATCCAGTTTACGGAAGGCCGGGTCATTGCGGTCAGGTTTTCGAGGCCAACGAGGAGGCATAACAGCAGGAATCGACTACTCGCCTAGCTTATCATTCCTGAGCAATCGTCAGGGTGTATCGGTTCTCTTGTCCAGCGCGATCGCCTATGAATAGCGAATAGTTGCCTTCTTCCCAAACGCCCGGTACTTCAATCACGCCACCCGATAGTTCATTAGCCATCACACATTGATTGAAACCGTGAGGCCCTGTGATTAAGAGCGTCGGCTGTCCTTGACTTTCCAGGGTGAATACGAGCGATGTCAGTCCTTCGGTCACCCGCAGCATTTCATTGGGCTGGTTCGAGATAAACCCGCAATCACTCTCCTGAGAACCGCCAGAGGTGCCGCGCAGCACAACGGGTTCATTAATTGGCGTGCTAGTTGTCCCTGCCATAGCAGTGGGCGCGATCGCAACTGTCGCCAACAGTGCCATCGGAATAACGCTTAATTTTTTCAGCATGATTTATGATCGCTCTCCTTGGCAATGAATGAAGTCCAAAGAGCAGTATTGCCAATTCCTATACTACTTCTACACTT comes from Synechococcales cyanobacterium T60_A2020_003 and encodes:
- a CDS encoding methionine gamma-lyase family protein, yielding MDSPNRLLEAQQALSTTFSAIDTQVKENLKRVLSAFRDHHVGVQHFASVSGYGHDDLGRQVFDHVFASVMQAEAACVRVQFVSGTHAIACALYGILRPGDELLAVAGAPYDTLEEVIGVRGSNQGSLKDFGISYRELDLLPDGTLDWAGLKTAIRPETRMVLIQRSCGYSWRSSLAIADIEKIVQIVKQQNPHTVCFVDNCYGEFVEDREPTAVGADLMAGSLIKNPGGTIVTAGGYVAGRSDLVEMAACRLTAPGIGSEGGATFDQNRLLFQGLFLAPQMVGEAIKGNHLTAYVFKELGYPVNPAPFAPRRDVIQAIKLGSPEKIIAFCRAIQEYSPIGSYLTPVPAEMPGYESELVMAGGTFIDGSTSEFSADGPLREPYLVFCQGGTHWTHVAIALEAAIDAISTLT
- a CDS encoding acyl-CoA desaturase — translated: MAVASSPVTSLKPNWGVILFMTFIHVMALFAFLPGNFSWAAVGVMLLLHWITGGLGITLGLHRLVSHRSFQVPKLLEYFLVFCASLACQGGPIEWVGLHRHHHAYSDQNNDHHDSSKGFWWSHMGWMMYEVPAKKELDRFTKDISSDPVYRFLDKYFLLVQAALGVVLYVLGGWPFVIWGIFVRLVLVYHCTWFVNSATHKWGYRSHESGDRSTNCWWVALVTYGEGWHNNHHAYQYSARHGLQWWEFDITWLTICFLERLGLATKVKLPASS
- a CDS encoding 2TM domain-containing protein, with translation MPPRWPRKPDRNDPAFRKLDDRMTFATHVALFAASNSGLWFVRTLQQADWAWPVWVTGGWLAALVAHGIYIFAIADYSDPTASTTSPKGFAKK